From the Nocardiopsis changdeensis genome, one window contains:
- a CDS encoding type II toxin-antitoxin system RelE family toxin, protein MSRYTVEVTTSAQKELRRLDSLVRKRVVRAIAELAEEPRPVGCKKLKARDGYRVRIGDHRVIYTIDDGRVTVVVIKVGPRGDVYDR, encoded by the coding sequence GTGAGCCGTTACACGGTCGAGGTCACCACGTCTGCGCAGAAGGAGCTGCGCAGGCTTGATTCCTTGGTGCGCAAACGTGTTGTTCGAGCGATCGCCGAACTCGCTGAGGAGCCTCGACCGGTCGGTTGCAAAAAACTCAAAGCCCGAGATGGCTACCGTGTCCGCATCGGCGATCATCGCGTGATCTACACAATCGATGATGGGAGGGTCACTGTTGTGGTCATCAAGGTCGGCCCTCGAGGGGATGTCTATGACCGGTGA
- a CDS encoding DUF397 domain-containing protein: MWSPCRHCMSTRASVRLLPSPGFREPPRSGTSGDCIEAATALEGSAVRDAWHREAGAPFFGRAEWVALLVGVRFER; encoded by the coding sequence ATGTGGTCCCCGTGCCGGCACTGCATGAGCACACGTGCCTCGGTTCGGCTTCTGCCTTCTCCGGGCTTTCGGGAGCCGCCCCGCAGCGGAACGTCCGGTGACTGTATCGAGGCGGCCACTGCGCTCGAAGGCTCCGCCGTTCGAGACGCCTGGCACCGAGAGGCCGGGGCTCCCTTTTTTGGCCGGGCCGAGTGGGTCGCTCTTCTCGTCGGGGTCCGTTTCGAACGCTGA
- a CDS encoding LacI family DNA-binding transcriptional regulator, translating to MTDVARLAGVSHQTVSRVLNGHPNVREQTRLRVRAAIEQLGYRPNRAARALATGRSQLIGVVAQNSTLFGPSSLLAAFELAAAARGFVVSVRRVRVLDRGSIAEAVDHHLEQRAAGIVVIAPTAAADEALAAVPPDIPLVAVDGDPARGDTLVTVDQQAGARLATRHLLDAGHRTVWHVAGPSEWFDAADRERGWRRTLEEAGAEVPPVSPADWSAASGYRAGLILARMPEVTAVFAANDHLALGILRAMSERGRAVPGEVSVVGFDDVPEAAYFIPPLTTVRPDFATVATETLDVLLSCMSGEPAASTRRTITPTLVERASVAAPPR from the coding sequence ATGACCGACGTCGCGCGCCTGGCCGGGGTGTCGCACCAGACGGTCTCCCGCGTGCTCAACGGCCACCCCAACGTCCGCGAGCAGACCCGGCTGCGGGTGCGCGCGGCCATCGAGCAGCTCGGCTACCGGCCCAACCGGGCCGCCCGGGCGCTGGCGACCGGGCGGTCGCAGCTCATCGGCGTCGTCGCCCAGAACTCGACCCTGTTCGGCCCCTCCTCGCTGCTGGCCGCCTTCGAGCTCGCCGCCGCGGCCCGGGGCTTCGTCGTCAGCGTCCGCCGGGTCCGGGTGCTGGACCGGGGCTCCATCGCGGAGGCCGTCGACCACCACCTGGAGCAGCGCGCCGCCGGGATCGTGGTGATAGCGCCCACCGCCGCCGCGGACGAGGCCCTGGCCGCGGTGCCGCCGGACATCCCGCTGGTCGCGGTGGACGGCGACCCCGCGCGCGGCGACACCCTGGTGACCGTGGACCAGCAGGCCGGCGCGCGGCTGGCCACCCGCCACCTGCTGGACGCCGGGCACCGGACCGTCTGGCACGTGGCCGGCCCCTCGGAGTGGTTCGACGCCGCCGACCGGGAGCGGGGCTGGCGGCGGACCCTGGAGGAGGCCGGCGCCGAGGTCCCGCCGGTGAGCCCCGCGGACTGGAGCGCCGCCTCGGGCTACCGGGCCGGGCTGATCCTCGCCCGCATGCCCGAGGTCACGGCGGTCTTCGCCGCCAACGACCACCTGGCGCTGGGCATCCTGCGGGCGATGTCGGAGCGCGGCCGCGCCGTCCCCGGCGAGGTGAGCGTCGTCGGGTTCGACGACGTCCCCGAGGCCGCCTACTTCATCCCGCCCCTGACGACCGTGCGCCCCGACTTCGCCACGGTGGCCACCGAGACGCTGGACGTGCTCCTGTCGTGCATGTCCGGGGAGCCCGCCGCCTCCACCCGCCGGACGATCACGCCGACCCTGGTGGAACGCGCCAGCGTGGCCGCCCCGCCCCGGTAG